ACATTAAGCGGCCCAGAATACGCCCAGCGTTTTATAGATCAGGTGGAAAAATATAAAATCCCTTACATAACAGATGTAACAGTAATCGGTTTAGATAAAGAAAAAAAGGTGACGGCTGCCCATAAAGAGGGAATTCTGGAAATTCAGGCTAAGGCAGTAGTTTTAGCAATGGGCTGCAGAGAAAGAACAAGAGGAGCCATCAGCATACCAGGAGAGAGACCGGCGGGAGTGTACACGGCAGGTGTGGCTCAGGCATATATGAACCTGCAGAATATAATGGTGGGAAAAGAAGTTATAATTTTAGGTTCCGGCGATATTGGAATGATTATGGCCAGAAGAATGACATTAGAGGGAGCTCATGTGAAAGGCGTTTTTGAGGTTCAGCCATATGCCAGCGGCCTTCCCAGAAACGTAGAGCAGTGTTTAAACGATTATGGAATTCCCCTTAAATTAAGCCATACAGTTACAGACATTAAAGGCAGAGACAGGCTGGAATCAGTGGTGATTTCCCAGGTAGATGAGAAAATGCAGCCGGTGCTGGGAACAGAAGAAGAATACCCATGCGATACTTTGATTTTGTCCGTAGGACTGATTCCGGAAAACGAGCTGTCCTTGATGGCAGGGGTAAAGCTGGATGAAAGGACAAAGGGGCCTGAGGTAAATGAGAAACATGAAACGACTGTGCCGGGAATTTTTGCAGCGGGAAATGTGCTTCAGGTTCACGATTTAGTAGACTTTGTGTCCATGGAAGCTGAGGAGCTGGCAGATTCTGTGGCAGAATATATAAAGAAGGATGAAAAAGCAGAGACAGAGCATACACAAGGGGAAGAGGCTGAAGAATATATGGCGGACGTGGTGACAGATGGAAATGTCAGCCATACAGTACCTCAGAAAATCAGTGGGAAAAAGGATATCCGTCTATGTATGAGAGTCCGCAGACCTATGAAGAACTGTGCAATACAGCTGATTCAGGGCGGAAAAGTAATACAGGAGAAAAAAATGAAAAAAGCAATTCCCGCTGAAATGATTCAGATTCCGGTAAAAGCAGGGATTCTGAAGGAAAAGGAAAATCTGGAGGTAAAAGTAATATGGTAAGAGAATTTACATGTATTATGTGCCCTATGGGATGTGATATAATAGCAGAGTACGAGGGAAAAGAAATCTTGTCAATTACAGGTCAGACATGTAAAAGAGGAGAAGAGTATGTAAGACAGGAAATGACCAGTCCCATGAGAAATATTGCTTCTTCAGTTTTAGTGGAAAACGGGGAACTGCCTTTAACCAGCGTCCGCCTGACAAAGGCGATTCCCAGGGACATGATTTTTCAGGTTATGGAGGAAATCAAAAAGCAAAAATTGCAGGCCCCTGTGGCCGCAGGCCAGGTGATTATTCAAAATGTGCTGGATCTGGGAAGCGATGTAATTGCCACAAAAAATGTAAAAGCAATGTGACAGCTTTATAAGGGGGAATTTACATGGCTAATATTGGGCTGCTGCTGCCTAAATACACTATACTGGAATATGCAAAAGAGGTACTGCAGGAAAGCGGTGAAAATGTAAAGGTATTAAAGGTTATAGACGACGCCAACGCAGCGCTGGAGGCCGGAAAAGCCATTCAGGAAGGGGCGGAGGTAATAATCGCCAGAGGTTTTCAGGCTTATTGTATAAAAAAAGAAGTGAATGTTCCTGTTATAGATATGACCTTAACCACACAAGAAATTGGCATGATGATCTTAAAAGCCAAAAAGCAGCTGAAAAAGGAATGCCCGGTGATTGCCATTATTGGATGGGAGAACATGTTTGGCAATGTGGACCATTTGGAAGAACTGTTTCACATCCGTCTGCATATGTATTATTTAAAGGGCATGGACGAGCCTTACGGAAAGGTGGAGCAGGCCATAGAAGAAGGGGCGGACCTGATTATAGGCGGAGTTCGTGTAAATCAGATTACATTTGAAAAAAGGTTTCCCTCTTTGTTTATAGAAAGTAAGCAGGATTCTGTAAGAGAGGCGCTAAAGGTAGCAAAAAGCGTAGCCAATGTAATTGATCTGGAAAAGCGGAACAACGCTCAGTTAGAAACTGTGTTCGACACCTCCTTTAACGGGATTATGAAAATCAATTCTTACAGGGAAATTGTGGCTGTAAATAAAATGATGGAGGATATTCTGGGGAAAAAGGCAAAGGAGGTAATCAGCTTTCCTGTGGAAAAGGTATTAAAAGGCATCAGTACAGGAGAAATTGACAGGCTGATTGCCGGAGAGCAGGGGATGTACTCCAGTTCCATTTTAGTAAATAATCAGTTTCTTATGTTGGTAGGCGCTCCTATTCAGCCGGATGAAAGTATAAACGGTGCCATTATTACGTGTCACAGAGTCAAAGGGCCAGGAAAAACAGATGAGGAGCAAAGGCAGCAGCTGTTTATGAACGGATATGTAGCCAGGCATAATTATGAAGATATTATGAGAACCTCTCCGGCAATGAAGCGCTGCATAGAATTGTCCAGGGCTTATGCCCCCTCGTCGGCTCCGATTTTAATACGGGGAGAAGTAGGGACGGAAAAAGAAATTCTGGCAGAGGCCATTCACAATAACAGCGTGGCAAAAGACGGCCCATTTATTACATTTAATTGCAGCGCTATTCCAAAAGAAAAGCAAAGACGGTTTTTGTTTGGAGACGAGACGGCGGATAAGGACAAAGAGGACCAGGAAAGAGGGGCATTTGAAAAGGGCCTTTACGGAACGATTCTGCTCCAGGAAATCGAAAACATATCCTTGGAATGTCAATATCTTTTATATAAAGCTATTTATGAAAAAATGTTTTTGTATCACGATGTGTGGGTAAAGAGAAGAATGCCGGTTCGGATTATTGCCACCACCTCCCTGGAGCTTTTGAATTTAACAGAGCAGGGAAGGTTCAGGGAGGACCTGTATTATCTTTTAAGTACCTTAAAGCTGGAGGTGCCTTCGGTGAGAAACGAGATGGATTACATGAAGGCTACAGCAAAGCGTTTTATACAGAAATATATGGAAAAGTACTCCAGATATATGGAAATAACAGAGGAGGCATACCAGGTTTTAGAGGAGCATCCCTGGAAGGGAAATATGATTCAGCTGGAGGCTTTTTGTGAAAAAATTATTTTGCTGGCTCAAAAGAAAAGGGTGGACGCAGGATTTGTGAGAACACTTATATATGACACATACCCTGGCGTCCAGGTGATAAACGGGGAGGAACGCCTTGTTATTTATAATAATCCGGAGGCAGTAAAAATAGGAGAATTAATGGAGGAGTGTAAG
The window above is part of the Lachnoclostridium edouardi genome. Proteins encoded here:
- a CDS encoding NAD(P)/FAD-dependent oxidoreductase, which encodes MRHTDVVIIGGGPAGLAAAVKLWEQGIRDILILEREHHLGGILRQCIHDGFGLTRFGETLSGPEYAQRFIDQVEKYKIPYITDVTVIGLDKEKKVTAAHKEGILEIQAKAVVLAMGCRERTRGAISIPGERPAGVYTAGVAQAYMNLQNIMVGKEVIILGSGDIGMIMARRMTLEGAHVKGVFEVQPYASGLPRNVEQCLNDYGIPLKLSHTVTDIKGRDRLESVVISQVDEKMQPVLGTEEEYPCDTLILSVGLIPENELSLMAGVKLDERTKGPEVNEKHETTVPGIFAAGNVLQVHDLVDFVSMEAEELADSVAEYIKKDEKAETEHTQGEEAEEYMADVVTDGNVSHTVPQKISGKKDIRLCMRVRRPMKNCAIQLIQGGKVIQEKKMKKAIPAEMIQIPVKAGILKEKENLEVKVIW
- a CDS encoding DUF1667 domain-containing protein, whose amino-acid sequence is MVREFTCIMCPMGCDIIAEYEGKEILSITGQTCKRGEEYVRQEMTSPMRNIASSVLVENGELPLTSVRLTKAIPRDMIFQVMEEIKKQKLQAPVAAGQVIIQNVLDLGSDVIATKNVKAM
- a CDS encoding sigma 54-interacting transcriptional regulator, translated to MANIGLLLPKYTILEYAKEVLQESGENVKVLKVIDDANAALEAGKAIQEGAEVIIARGFQAYCIKKEVNVPVIDMTLTTQEIGMMILKAKKQLKKECPVIAIIGWENMFGNVDHLEELFHIRLHMYYLKGMDEPYGKVEQAIEEGADLIIGGVRVNQITFEKRFPSLFIESKQDSVREALKVAKSVANVIDLEKRNNAQLETVFDTSFNGIMKINSYREIVAVNKMMEDILGKKAKEVISFPVEKVLKGISTGEIDRLIAGEQGMYSSSILVNNQFLMLVGAPIQPDESINGAIITCHRVKGPGKTDEEQRQQLFMNGYVARHNYEDIMRTSPAMKRCIELSRAYAPSSAPILIRGEVGTEKEILAEAIHNNSVAKDGPFITFNCSAIPKEKQRRFLFGDETADKDKEDQERGAFEKGLYGTILLQEIENISLECQYLLYKAIYEKMFLYHDVWVKRRMPVRIIATTSLELLNLTEQGRFREDLYYLLSTLKLEVPSVRNEMDYMKATAKRFIQKYMEKYSRYMEITEEAYQVLEEHPWKGNMIQLEAFCEKIILLAQKKRVDAGFVRTLIYDTYPGVQVINGEERLVIYNNPEAVKIGELMEECKGNRTLVAEKMGISTTTLWRRIKKYGIAQKYGF